CGAAGCCTGGCTTCTGCGCTCGGCGTCATCCGTGGTGGTGATCCATGAGCGGTTCGCCAACAGGCTGCAAGAGGATTTCGGCGTGTCGCCTCATCGCATCACTGTCGTCCGAAACTGGAACCACCTTCCCCCATTTCCGGTGGCCGATGTTGCCGCTGTACGAGCGTCATTCGGGTGGAATGAGGGGGAGATCGTCGTCGTGCATGCGGGGAACATGGGAGTGAAACAAGGACTGCATCACGTTGTGGACGCCGGACGCCTCGCCTTCGAGAGAGGCGAACCGGTGCGCTTCGTCCTCGTCGGGAATGGTTCGCAGCGGGAGGAGATTCGACAGCGAGTGAACGATGCCCAAACAACTACCCAAATTCTTCCTCCCCTCGACGATGAAGCGTTCGCACAAGTTCTGCAGTCTGCTGATGTTCTTTTGGTCAATGAACTGCCGGGGGTCGCGGAGATGGCCGTTCCCAGCAAACTGACCTCATACTTCGCCTCAGGTCGACCAGTGCTCGCAGCTACAGATGTCGGGGGCATCACGGCCCAGGTAATCCGAGACGCAGGAGCTGGCCTCGCGGTCGCTGCAGGCGACGCCGCGGCCATTCTTGACGGAGCGAAAGCGCTCGCCGCGGATCGGGAAGGTTCGACCCGCCTCGGTGAAAGCGGCAAACGTTACAAAGAGACGATGCTAAACGAAACACGTGCCATTGATCGATTCGATAGTCTGCTCGCGGATCTGATCGCCAAAGACGCCGAGAGTCCTTCCGCGTAGTTTTCTGCCAACGATCAAGACAGGCTAAATGGTGACCAAGCGCGCTCTCATAACCGGTATCACGGGCCAGGATGGCTCGTATCTCGCTGAGTTGCTTCTGTCGAAGGGATACGAAGTTCACGGCATCGTCCGTCGCGCCTCGACCTTCAACACACACCGGATCGATCACCTCTACATCGATTCACATGATCCGGACGCCAAACTCTTCCTGCATTACGGCGACCTTTCCGATGGTGCACGACTCGTCACGCTGATGTCGGAAATCAATCCTGACGAGGTCTATAACCTCGCGGCTCAGTCCCACGTGAGAGTGTCGTTCGACGAGCCCGAGCACACGGCGGACACGACCGGCACGGGAACGATTCGCCTCCTGGAAGCGGTGCGTCTGTCGGGCATCGACACGAAGTACTACCAGGCCTCGACCTCGGAACTCTACGGCGCGACACCCCCACCGCAGAACGAGGAGACGCCCTTCTACCCGCGCTCTCCCTACGCCGCGGCGAAGCTCTACAGCTACTGGATCACCAAGAACTACCGCGAGGCGTACGACATGTTCGCGGTGAACGGCATCCTGTTCAATCACGAGTCTCCCCGCCGCGGCGAGACTTTCGTCACGCGCAAGATCACGCGGGCCGTGGCGCGGATCAAAGCCGGTTTGCAGAACGAGCTCTACCTCGGAAATCTCGACTCGATCCGCGACTGGGGTTACGCGGCCGAGTACGTTGAAGGAATGTGGCGCATGCTGCAGGCGGACAATCCGGAGGATTTCGTGCTCGCAACCGGGGTCGGCTACACAATTCGCGAGTTCCTCGAGACCTCGTTCGGGCACGCGGGTTTGGACTGGGAAGAGTTCGTGAGGTTCGATCAGCGCTATCTGCGGCCCACCGAGGTCGACGCGCTCATCGGAGATCCGACCAAGGCTGCGGAGAAGCTCGGCTGGGTTCCTTCGGTCCGCGGCGACGAGCTGGCGAGGCTGATGGTCGACGCCGACATGACGGCATTAGATCGAGGTCCCGAGTGGATCGACACCGTGGATCTTCCGACGTGGGGCAACGCCGAGCTTCTGGGAGCACGCGCATGAGCACCGCGGTCGACGGGGTGAGCTACACCGCCCACGAGCTGGACCGGGACGCGACGTTCTACGTCGCCGGTCACCGCGGTCTCGTGGGGTCGGCGATCTCGCGCAAGCTCGCGTCCGCGGGCTTTCAGAACGTCGTCGGTAAATCGTCGAGCGAGCTCGACCTCAAGGATCGCGACTCCGTCTTCGCCTACATGGCCGAGATCAAGCCGAGGTACCTCGTGCTCGCCGCCGCGAAGGTCGGTGGAATCCTCGCGAACTCGACCTATCCGGTCGACTTCCTCAGCGACAACATGCGTGTTCAGGTCAACGTTCTTGATGCGGCTCTCGCCAATGACGTGGAGCGGGTGCTGTTCCTCGGGTCGTCGTGCATCTATCCGAAGTTCGCAGAACAGCCCATTCGCGAGGACGCGCTCCTCACGGGGTACCTCGAGCCGACGAACGACGCGTACGCGATCGCCAAGATCGCCGGCATCCTGCACACCCAGTCGGTTCGCCGCCAGTACGGGTTGCCGTGGATCAGCGCGATGCCGACCAACCTCTATGGTCCGAACGACAACTTCTCGCCGCACGGATCGCACGTGTTGCCCGCGCTGATCCGACGCTACGAAGAGGCCGCGCGATCCGGAGCACAGAGCGTCACCAACTGGGGGACCGGAACGCCGCGACGTGAGTTCCTCCACGCCGATGACATGGCCGACGCGTGCCTGCACCTGCTCGAGCACTACGACGGGCCCGACCAGGTCAACGTGGGCACGGGTTCGGACGTGACGATCCGCGAGATCGCCGAAACCATCGCGCACGTCACCGGGTTCGAGGGCGAGACGGAGTGGGACACGTCCAAGCCCGACGGCACCCCGCAGAAGCTCCTGGATGTGTCGAAGCTCGCCGAGGCGGGCTGGACGGCGAAGATCTCGCTCGAAGAGGGCATGGAGCGCACCGTCGCCTGGTATCGCGACAACGTCGGCGCCCTGCGGCAGTAGGTGTTCCGCCACGTCGTGCTGTTCCGGGTCCGTGACGATGTCGCGGACCCGGACGTTTCGGCGGCCCTCGCTTCTTTGCAGGCGGTGGGGGAGTGCCCCGGCATTCTTTCGTGGGATATCGCGCTGTCGCTCGATACGCGCAAAGGACGGATGATCGTCGAGGACGGAACGTTCGTCGATCGCGCCGCATTCGACGAGTGGCGCGTGAGCGACGCACACCGCGCCGTCGGGGAAAGAATGGCCCGGATCAGCGACTGGTGGGTGGGGGACTGGGAACGGACGTGAGGCGGTCGCGCGACGGCATTCGCGTGTTTCGCCGCGCGACGGAGTGCATTCTTCTGTTTCGATAAGCTTCGCCTGTGAAAAAGCTGGGAACGCTTCGTCGCCCCTCTCGATTCCTGTCCGTTCTTGCCGCGCTCGCTGTGACGGCATCCGCTTTTGTCCCCGGTGGCATGGTCGCGTCCGCGGCAACGGCCGACCCTCCACCGGCATCCGGAATCGAAGCCTGCCGAGCGCCCGCGGGCGACAGCCCGCTCAGGGAGGGGTTTCCCCTGCCGGCGAACGCACTTCCCGCCTCGGGAGCCCCGGTGGTTCAGACGATCTATGTCGACTTCGACGACGCGCCGGGAGACCCTCGTGAGATCCCGGGAATCGAGGAGACGTTCGATGTCTCGGTGAAGGCGCTCGGCGAGGCGTCGGGTGGCGCGCTGACGCTTCAGCGCCAGTCCCATCCCGTATGGACGCGCCTGGCCGGGACGTCCGCGGAGTGGGAGGACAGCGGACGAGACCTCGCGATCGCCGTCGCCGGGGCGGACGACGTCGTGGACTTCTCGAACGTGGATGTCGTCTGGGTCGTCTGGATGACGGCGACCCCGCGAGACGCGTTCCGTTCTCACGCGGGCAGCGACTACCAGGTCGTGGCGGACGGGCGCACGCTGACGCACGGTTCGCTGATGCGACAGATCGACCTCAGCCGAGGCGGGCACTGGGTGCCCACGCACGAGATGGGTCATGTCCTCGGACTGCCCGACCTGTACGACACCTCGAACGACGGGGGACCGACGACGCGCTGGACGGGACCGTGGGACCTGATGGCCTCGACGTCCGGGCCCGGACACGCGTACTTCGCCTGGCACCGATGGATGCTGGGCTGGGCGAGCGATGCGCAGGTCGCCTGCGTGCTGCCCGGCCAGGAGCGCACCGTGTCACTCTCGCCGGTGCAGTCCGACGGCCCGACCCTGCTCGCCGCCGTGCGACTCGATGCCTCGCGCGTCCTGACCGTCGAATCGCGGCGTGCCCAGAAATGGGACATCGGCATTCCCCGTGAGGGCGTCCTCGTCTCGACCGTCGATGTGACGCGCACCACCGGTGACGGCCCGATCCAGGTCGGGTTCGCCGATGGCCGGCATCCCGATGTCCGCGATGAGACCACACTGAGCGATGCCCCGCTGCGCGCCGGCGAAACCTACACCGATGCGGCCACGGGGGTCTCGGTCCACGTGGACAGCACGGGCGGAGACGTCGACGTCGTGCGGCTGGACGCCTCGTCGATCGCCCCGCGCCCGATTTCGGCGAAGAAGACGATCGCCCTGTACCGAACCACGCAGGACGGCACGCGGGTCGTCTCGCTCGACGACCTCGTCACCCGGGACACGGGAGTGGATGCCGTCGCCTTCGGCACTTTCGACGTGAGGGAGGACGGGGCGTTCGTGCGCAACGGTGAGCTCTTCTTCGCCGACACCGATCCGGGCGCGCGGGCGGAGCTCGCGAGGGTTCGGGCGGACGGAATCCCCGTCGTCGCGACCCTCGGTGGGGAGTCTGCGTCGATCTGGTCGCTCCTGAGCCGAGATTTCGATCGCTACTACGCGAACCTTCGCTCCTATCTCCTGACGAACAGATTCGACGCCGTCGAACTCGACATCCGTTCGCCTCTCGACACCGGGACGGTGGTCAAGCTCATCGACGCTCTCCGCCGCGACCTCGGCCCCCTTTCCACCGTTTCGCTCGTCGGTGACGCGGCGGCGTTCGCGGGAGGGAGCGACGCGGCTCCCGACTATCCCGCCGTCGCGGCGGCGCGCGGCGAGGACGTGGAGTGGTTCGCTCTCCGTCTGTCGTGCGACGCCGTCCCGACCGGCGCCGAGTACCGCCAGCTGGTCGCCCAGCTCGGGATGCCGCCGGAGAGAGTCGTCTTGTCGGCGACCACCTCGCCCGCTCTGTGCCCCGCAGGTGCGGCGTTCACCGCACCGGACGAGTTCGCCCGTTCGCTGCAGGACATCGTCGCCGCCGAGCCGCGATTCGGCGGCATCCGGGGCGACGAGTACGCCAATGCCGTGCCGGGCGGCGCGGCGGCACCGTGGCAGTGGTTCGCGACCATGACCGCCGCCATGAACGACCCGGCGCCTCTCCCCACGGTGTCGCCGGAGTCGACCGCGTCACCGGACCCGACCGTCTCGCCGAAGCCGACGGCATCCCCCGTCCCGACGGCGTCTGATGGCCCGAGCGCGCTCGCGCAGAGCGGCACGGGGGAGTGGCTTGGTTTGGTTCCCCTCGCGGGCATCTTGATCGTGGCCGGCGTTCTGCTCGCGGGGCGCAGGCGCCGCACGACGGTGTGACGTCGGTGCTGCTCTCCCCGCGTCGTCAGGGGAGAGCAGCACCGGCTCACGGTGGCGAGGCGAGGTCGCCAGAAATGAGACAAGGCCCGGCTCGGAATTTCTTCCGGGCCGGGCCTTCACTGTCTCAACACAGTGTGCGCCCGAAGGGACTCGAACCCCTAACCTTCTGATCCGTAGTCAGATGCTCTATCCATTGAGCTACGGGCGCAGGGCCTCCGCGCGAAACGGCGCGCAGGCCGTGGTCCAGCATAGCCGCGACCGACGGAGACGTCTAATCGGCCCCGAACCGCACGCATCCCGGGCGTGGCGCAGGGGTTGCCGGCCGGTGTCGGGAGCCCGACGTACGCTGGGGGTATGAGCGCCTACGTTTCGGCGTTCGAGCTGTTCTCCATCGGTGTAGGACCCTCGAGCTCCCATACGGTCGGTCCCATGCGGGCCGCCGCCGACTTCGCGACCCGCCTTCGTTCCGACGGATTGCTGGGGCGCGTGGCATCCGTCTCCTGCGCGTTGTACGGTTCCCTCGGCGCGACGGGCATCGGTCACGGCACCCCCGATGCGGTCGTCGCAGGCCTCCAGGGCCTGCATCCCGAGACGGTGGATCCGGATGCCGTGCGCCGAGCGTGGTCGGACTGGCCCGAGGGGCGCGCGCTGGCGCTCGCCGGCGAGCACGAGATCGCGTTCTCGAAGGACGACGTGGTGCTCGCCCCGCGCACCCGGCTGCCCGGTCACCCCAACGCCATGACGCTCGTCGCGCGCGATGCCGACGGAGGTGTGCTCGCCGACGAGACGTTCTACTCGATCGGTGGCGGGTTCATCCGGCGCGAGGGCGAGCCGCCGCGCGTCTCGGCCGCACCGTTCCCCCTCGCCTTCGACGACGCGGCGACCCTGATCGCGCTGTGCGACGAGCAGGGCATCACGATCGCCGAGGCCGCGCGTCGCAACGAAGAGGCCCTCCGCTCCGACGAGGAGATCGCCGCGGGCCTCGACCGGATCTGGGATGCCATGGCCGCGTGCGTCAACGCGGGACTCGCGCACGACGGTGTGCTCCCCGGCATCCTGAAGGTGAAGCGTCGCGCCGCGGTGATCCGGGAGCAGCTCGAGGCCATCGAGGCCGAGGGGCACCGTGAGCTGCCGGGGGAGTGGCTGGGGGCGTTCGCGCTCGCCGTGAACGAGGAGAACGCCGCCGGAGGGCGGGTCGTGACGGCGCCGACGAACGGCGCCGCGGGCATTCTTCCGGCCGTGGCGATGTACTGGTGGCGGTTCCTCGCCGACTCGGGGCTCGGCGTCGGCAATGCCGTCACCCCGCACGGCGAGCTCGTGGGCAGCGCGCTGCTCGGGTACGACGGGCACGCGGTGACCCGGTCCGAGGTCTCGCACTGGGACGACGGTGACGTCGCGGAGGCGAACCGACGCCGTGGCATCCGGCGCTTCCTGCTGACGGCGACGGCGCTCGGCTCGCTGTTCAAGGCCAACGCGTCGATCTCGGGCGCCGAGGGCGGATGCCAGGCCGAGGTCGGCTCCGCGTGCGCGATGGCGGCGGGCGGCCTGACCGCGGTGATGGGCGGCACGAACCGGCAGATCGAGAACGCCGCCGAGATCGCGATGGAGCACCACCTCGGGCTCACCTGCGACCCGGTGGGTGGGCTCGTGCAGATCCCGTGCATCGAGCGCAATGCGATCGCCGCCTCGACCGCGGTGACCGCGGCCCGGCTCGCGCTGCGCGGCGACGGGTCGCATTACGTGTCACTGGATGCCGTCGTCGAGACGATGCGTCAGACCGGCATCGACATGTCGACGAAGTACAAGGAGACGAGCGAGGGCGGCCTCGCGGTCAACGTCATCGAGTGCTGATCCGTCGGGCCGTTCCCCGACGGTCCGTGGCGCGCGGCCAAGCGAGATGACACGATCCGCGCGACATCACGTGTCGCTGCGCCGCCGAAGCGGGCGATCTCGTCACGATCGTGTGATCTCGGCGCGGGGCGCGGATGCCGCCGGCTCAGGCGGAGTCGCGGAGCTTCGACGTCAGCGCGTGCAGCTGGGCCAGTTCGTCGTCGTCGAGGCGCGCCATGCGGTCCGCGATCGAGCGCCCGTGGGCCGCGGCGATCCGGCGGAACACGACGGCACCCGTCTCGGTGGCGGTGACGAGGGAGCCGCGACCGTCGTCGGGGTCGGCGCACTTCGTCAGCAGGCCGCGCGCGACCATGCGCTCCACCAGGCGTGACACGCTCGGCTGGCTGATCAGCATGTTGCCCGTGACGTCGCGCAAGCGCGCGGTCATGTCGGGAGCGCGGGTGACGGTGAGGAGCACGTCGTATTCGGCCTGCGTCAGCTCAGAGCCGTCGAAGTCCGTTCGCAGTTCTTCGAACACCTCGTGCTGCGCCCGGAAAAGGCTCTCCCAGGCCTGGACGGCGAGGCGGCGATCGGTCATGTCTCCACGATAGAGGGGCGGGTCGCTCGGGCGGCGAGGTCGACGGCGGGCGCGGCACAGAGTAAGGGCCGGTCGGAGAGGCTTCCGACCGGCCCTTGTCCCTGCACCAAGAGTGTCCTGCAATCACATGTCGGTAGTTGCCACAGCAAAACAACTACCGTGCGAGCACTCTATAACGGTGAGATAACGGAAGGGAAGAGGGTGGCGTTATCTTTTCGTGATCGACTCTCGGGTCAGCGCCCGCGCACGTGGTTCCACTGCGTGATCACGGCGTTGCCGTGCTCGAAGCCGAGCTCGCTGACGGCGGAGGTGCCGAGCACGAAGTAGCGCCCGCCCGCCGCGGTGAGCCCGAGCCACACCCCCGCGAGCGCGCGCAGGAAGTGCGCGTGCGAGAACACGAGGATCTGTTCGCCGTTCTCGAGGCGGGGGCGGAGGTCGTCGAGGAGGGATGCCGCGCGCGCGGTGACCTGCTCGATGCTCTCGCCGGGTGTGGCTCCGGCGGGAGCGCCCGCCTGCCAGATCGTCCAGGGGTGGCCCAGTTGGTCGATGATCTCGGGGGTGGTGAGGCCTTCGTAGGCGCCGTAGTCCCATTCGACGAGTCGGGGCTCGGGCTGCGCGTCGGGGAAGCCGGCGCGGGAGGCGGTCTCGACCGCGCGCTGCAGAGGACTCGTCAGGACCAGATCGAACCGCCGCGTCGCGAGCAGCGTCCCCGCGAGCTCAGCCTTGTACGCCCCCGTCTCGGTGAGGGGGATGTCGGTGAGCCCGGTGTGGCGGCCGGTTCGGCTCCACTCGGTCTCGCCGTGCCGCACCAGTACGAGGCGTCCGTCGGGTTCGGTGAGGTCTGCATCGTTCACCCCCTCATCCTGCTGCCTCGCCCGGTGTTTCGGGTGGGGAACGGGCGATGGAAATGACGAAGGGCCGGCCGAGAAATCTCGACCGGCCCATCTCTGCACCAGAGTGTCCTGCAATCACATGCCGGTAGTCGCCACAGCAAAACAACTACCGTGCGAGCACTCTATAACGGTGAGATAACGGAAGGGAAGAGGGCGGCGTTATCTTTTCGTGATTCATAGGCGGTTCCGTTAAATCCCTTCACGGCAGGGGAGCGGAACCGGGCTGGGATGCGGCGGCGACCCGGCGACCGAGCTCGCGGCGAGACTCCGCGCCGAGCTTGGCGCGGGCCTGATAGACGTGGGACTCGACCGTGCGGACCGAGAGGAACAGGCGAGCGGCGATGTCGCGGTTCGACAGCCCCGCGGCGATCAGACCGGCGATCTCTCTCTCCCGTCGGGTGAGGGAGATCGAGTCGACCATCGCTGCCGCGGTGGGGGCGGGGGTCGACTCCGTCGGAGAGGACGGCGAGCGCGGAACGAACGTGCGCAGCAGGGCCGCCCGCAGTTCGGTGTGTCGCCGACCGGTCACCAACGGGGTAGGCGGGTCGTCCCACATCCGGCGAACGGAGGCGGTGGTCCCGGATAGCAGGCGACCGATCTCGTCGAGCGCGTCGCGCTCCGCCACTCCGAGCGTCACCGCTCGGTGGAGGTCCCGCAGACGCAGCATCGGTGCCGGCCGCTCCGCCGTCAACCGGAGTGCGAGCTGGGCCGCGTGGGCGGCGTCGTCGTAACGCTCGTCCAGTGCGTCGATCATCGACCGCGCGGCGACGTAATCGTGGCGGAGACTCAACGGGCCGTCCGCCCACAGGCTGGAGACACGGTCGACGATGCGTCGCGCCTCCGGGACCCGACCGCGCGCGGCGATGAACTGGGCGATCAGCAGCTTCACGCCCGCCACCGCCATGTCCTTGCGGATCGGGTGGAACCGTGCCCGTGCCGCTTCGAGGTTCCGAAGGGCGGCGTCGCTCTCCCCGGCGACGGCCGCCGACAACGACGCGGCCAGACCGGCGCATCCGAGCGCGCGGTCGTCGCCCTCCCGCACGGCGCGACGCCGCTCGTCGGCGATCCGTGCGTGGAGCACGGGGGCATCGCTGCCCAGCATGAGATGCGTCACCAGCGAAACCGTCAGTGCCCATAGCCGTTCGGCGGTGTTGAGGCCGGCGATCCCGCTTTCGTACACGAACTCCTGAACACGCGTCAGCAGCCGGTTCGTGCCCTCGGCATCCCCCAGCTGCGCGCGGGCATATGCCTCGCGCAACCAGGCCCAGACGCGCCAGTACCCGCAGGACGTGCGGGACGACTGCTGCGCGTGGTCCCGCGCGAGCGGCCACTGCAGCGCGAAGGCGAGGGCGTCGACCCGCGCCGCGGAGGAATCCGGCTCCGCATCCTCCGGGCGACCGCGGTCGAGCGCGGCGTGCAGGTCCCGAGTGGCGGCGAAGAAGCCGCGCATCTCCCATGCCGTCGCGATCTGCTGCGCCCGATGCCGATCCGCGTCGGCCGCGACCACCGGCGGAACCTCGCTCTGCGCCCGCGGGTCGCCGGCGGAGACCCGCGCGTACGCGAGCTCCAAGCGGAGGGCGACGTCGTCCGGTTCCCCGGCGATGCCGGTGGAGGCGAACGCTTCGGCCGTCGCGAAACGACCCTGGTCGTTGGCGTGCCTCGCGGCGTCGAGCAGAGCCCTCCGGCGCAGATCGTCCGCCGTCGGGACCGGCAGCGGGTCCCCCCTCAGGAGCGATTCGGCCACGACGGTCGCGATCGGCGGGCTCCACCACCGACCGTCCGCGTCGAGCATGCGCGTGACCGCGGTGTCGACGATGGCGCGGACGCGGTCGTCCCCGAGGACGCGCGCGGCCTCGGCGGCGAGCACAGGATTGGCCCACAGTGCGCCGGCGTCCGAGTCGTCTTGGAAGACATAACCGTGCGCCCGCAGCTCCTTGATCTCATGGAACGGGCGGATGCGCGCGGCGTGCGTCGAGGCCAAACCGGAGAACCGGCCCAGGGTGACCAGGGTCGTGAGGTGCTCGAGCTCGAGAGTCGAAAGGTTCTTGTGCACCGCGTCGCCGAGGCGCGTCCAGACCGGGGCATGTCGCAGGGCGGCGAGCGGGTCTCGCCCGCGCCGTGCCGCGTCGTTCGCGACCTCCGCGAACTCGTACAGGAGGGCGCGCGAGCCGTTCGCCATCCACACCAGCGCGTCCGTGGTCACGTCGTCGAGAGCGTCGGCCCCGCACTCCCGGAGGAACACGGATGCCTTCGTCTCCTCGAGGGGCTCGATGTCGATGCGGACCGCGAAGCCCCGGCTCCCGAGCTCCAGCAGTGAGTGCGTCCATGCATCGGACGCCGGACGGGAGAACAGCGGTGTCTCCACCGCGATGCAGGCCGTGACGCGGTGAAGGCATACGGCCTGCAGGAGGGTGGCCGCGGAACGCTCGTCCAACGCGTGGGCGTCGTCCACCAACAACGTCGTCCCCGGTGCCGGGAGGTCCTCCATCGCCGGGGACCCCGTATCCGGCGGCAGGTCCACTCCTCGAACGAGCTGCGTGGGGACATCCCGCCGTGCGAGCGCGTGTGCGACACGGCTCATCGTCACGGTCTTTCCGACGCCCACGGGCCCGACCAGCACCACCGGCGTTCCGGCTGCCAGATGCCTCGCTATTCCTTCCGGATCGGCAGCGCGTCCGGCGATCTTCAGGGTGTTCTCCCCACCGAGGAAATGTGCACTCACCCCATCACCACCCCCTCGTGGATTCGGTTCCCCGTTTTCACCATATCCGCACACACGCAGATCGAGTCGGCTGTCCTTCCCGCCGTACTACCGAGCTTGCTGCTCAGTAGTCGAGCGGATTCAAGGGTTCACTTTCGAACGGTCGCCCGGTTCTCGGCATCCACTGAGGTTCGCTCTGATTCGCGCCCCGAGACCTTGGCGTGCCCCGTTCCGGCCAGAAGGCTCACCAACGCGGGGTCGCCCCGCCCGCTCGGTATCGGCCGAGTGGATCGAACCTGATGGGGGTTTCCATGGAGAACCAGAAGCGCCGGGTCGTTCGGCGTCGCATTTTCGCCGTCGCCGCAGGTGGCGCGGCTCTCGGGGTCGGCGTCGCCGCGACCCTGGCGGCCTGGACCGACACCGAATGGGTGTTCGGCGGAGACGGTGCGGGGGGACCGGGCGTCGGAACGTCCACCTTCGCGATCGAGCAG
This portion of the Microbacterium testaceum StLB037 genome encodes:
- a CDS encoding glycosyltransferase — translated: MHQPRTLIFGLNYPPETTGISPYTGAMAEGLARRGHQVRAVVAHPHYPEWKITSGYGQWSRNERINGVDVQRLRHYVPRQPSLIRRALSEVTLGVRQAIVRWGKPNVIVAVSPGLIASLIVRLRAKMTHRETPFIVWVQDLYSVGLSETSQGAGAPARVIHALEAWLLRSASSVVVIHERFANRLQEDFGVSPHRITVVRNWNHLPPFPVADVAAVRASFGWNEGEIVVVHAGNMGVKQGLHHVVDAGRLAFERGEPVRFVLVGNGSQREEIRQRVNDAQTTTQILPPLDDEAFAQVLQSADVLLVNELPGVAEMAVPSKLTSYFASGRPVLAATDVGGITAQVIRDAGAGLAVAAGDAAAILDGAKALAADREGSTRLGESGKRYKETMLNETRAIDRFDSLLADLIAKDAESPSA
- the gmd gene encoding GDP-mannose 4,6-dehydratase, coding for MTKRALITGITGQDGSYLAELLLSKGYEVHGIVRRASTFNTHRIDHLYIDSHDPDAKLFLHYGDLSDGARLVTLMSEINPDEVYNLAAQSHVRVSFDEPEHTADTTGTGTIRLLEAVRLSGIDTKYYQASTSELYGATPPPQNEETPFYPRSPYAAAKLYSYWITKNYREAYDMFAVNGILFNHESPRRGETFVTRKITRAVARIKAGLQNELYLGNLDSIRDWGYAAEYVEGMWRMLQADNPEDFVLATGVGYTIREFLETSFGHAGLDWEEFVRFDQRYLRPTEVDALIGDPTKAAEKLGWVPSVRGDELARLMVDADMTALDRGPEWIDTVDLPTWGNAELLGARA
- a CDS encoding GDP-L-fucose synthase family protein, producing MSTAVDGVSYTAHELDRDATFYVAGHRGLVGSAISRKLASAGFQNVVGKSSSELDLKDRDSVFAYMAEIKPRYLVLAAAKVGGILANSTYPVDFLSDNMRVQVNVLDAALANDVERVLFLGSSCIYPKFAEQPIREDALLTGYLEPTNDAYAIAKIAGILHTQSVRRQYGLPWISAMPTNLYGPNDNFSPHGSHVLPALIRRYEEAARSGAQSVTNWGTGTPRREFLHADDMADACLHLLEHYDGPDQVNVGTGSDVTIREIAETIAHVTGFEGETEWDTSKPDGTPQKLLDVSKLAEAGWTAKISLEEGMERTVAWYRDNVGALRQ
- a CDS encoding Dabb family protein — protein: MFRHVVLFRVRDDVADPDVSAALASLQAVGECPGILSWDIALSLDTRKGRMIVEDGTFVDRAAFDEWRVSDAHRAVGERMARISDWWVGDWERT
- a CDS encoding immune inhibitor A domain-containing protein, with amino-acid sequence MVQTIYVDFDDAPGDPREIPGIEETFDVSVKALGEASGGALTLQRQSHPVWTRLAGTSAEWEDSGRDLAIAVAGADDVVDFSNVDVVWVVWMTATPRDAFRSHAGSDYQVVADGRTLTHGSLMRQIDLSRGGHWVPTHEMGHVLGLPDLYDTSNDGGPTTRWTGPWDLMASTSGPGHAYFAWHRWMLGWASDAQVACVLPGQERTVSLSPVQSDGPTLLAAVRLDASRVLTVESRRAQKWDIGIPREGVLVSTVDVTRTTGDGPIQVGFADGRHPDVRDETTLSDAPLRAGETYTDAATGVSVHVDSTGGDVDVVRLDASSIAPRPISAKKTIALYRTTQDGTRVVSLDDLVTRDTGVDAVAFGTFDVREDGAFVRNGELFFADTDPGARAELARVRADGIPVVATLGGESASIWSLLSRDFDRYYANLRSYLLTNRFDAVELDIRSPLDTGTVVKLIDALRRDLGPLSTVSLVGDAAAFAGGSDAAPDYPAVAAARGEDVEWFALRLSCDAVPTGAEYRQLVAQLGMPPERVVLSATTSPALCPAGAAFTAPDEFARSLQDIVAAEPRFGGIRGDEYANAVPGGAAAPWQWFATMTAAMNDPAPLPTVSPESTASPDPTVSPKPTASPVPTASDGPSALAQSGTGEWLGLVPLAGILIVAGVLLAGRRRRTTV
- a CDS encoding L-serine ammonia-lyase, iron-sulfur-dependent, subunit alpha, whose translation is MSAYVSAFELFSIGVGPSSSHTVGPMRAAADFATRLRSDGLLGRVASVSCALYGSLGATGIGHGTPDAVVAGLQGLHPETVDPDAVRRAWSDWPEGRALALAGEHEIAFSKDDVVLAPRTRLPGHPNAMTLVARDADGGVLADETFYSIGGGFIRREGEPPRVSAAPFPLAFDDAATLIALCDEQGITIAEAARRNEEALRSDEEIAAGLDRIWDAMAACVNAGLAHDGVLPGILKVKRRAAVIREQLEAIEAEGHRELPGEWLGAFALAVNEENAAGGRVVTAPTNGAAGILPAVAMYWWRFLADSGLGVGNAVTPHGELVGSALLGYDGHAVTRSEVSHWDDGDVAEANRRRGIRRFLLTATALGSLFKANASISGAEGGCQAEVGSACAMAAGGLTAVMGGTNRQIENAAEIAMEHHLGLTCDPVGGLVQIPCIERNAIAASTAVTAARLALRGDGSHYVSLDAVVETMRQTGIDMSTKYKETSEGGLAVNVIEC
- a CDS encoding MarR family winged helix-turn-helix transcriptional regulator, with product MTDRRLAVQAWESLFRAQHEVFEELRTDFDGSELTQAEYDVLLTVTRAPDMTARLRDVTGNMLISQPSVSRLVERMVARGLLTKCADPDDGRGSLVTATETGAVVFRRIAAAHGRSIADRMARLDDDELAQLHALTSKLRDSA
- a CDS encoding histidine phosphatase family protein produces the protein MNDADLTEPDGRLVLVRHGETEWSRTGRHTGLTDIPLTETGAYKAELAGTLLATRRFDLVLTSPLQRAVETASRAGFPDAQPEPRLVEWDYGAYEGLTTPEIIDQLGHPWTIWQAGAPAGATPGESIEQVTARAASLLDDLRPRLENGEQILVFSHAHFLRALAGVWLGLTAAGGRYFVLGTSAVSELGFEHGNAVITQWNHVRGR